A part of Pseudomonadota bacterium genomic DNA contains:
- the hslU gene encoding ATP-dependent protease ATPase subunit HslU — MSQMTPREIVQELDKHIIGQDDAKRAVAIALRNRWRRMQVEEAMRHEITPKNILMIGPTGVGKTEIARRLANLANAPFIKVEATKFTEVGYVGREVDSIIRDLTDAAVKLTRDEEMAKVRHRAEDAAEDRILDALLPGMEPGEGLANEPGNEREKRSDTRQKFRKMLREGKIDDREIEIEARAMPVGVEIMAPPGMEEMTQQLQGLFQNMGGNRKTTRKLKIKEAFKLLVDEEASKMINDEDLKLRAVDNVEQNGIVFIDELDKVARRSETTGADVSREGVQRDLLPLVEGCTISTRYGPVRTDHILFIASGAFHVAKPSDLIPELQGRFPIRVELKALKTKDFERILTEPDYSLTEQYSALMETEGLTLTFTDDAICRLAEIAFKVNEKAENIGARRLHTVLERLLETISFDAADRDGQSVSVDSAYVDAHLAELAEDEDLSRYIL, encoded by the coding sequence ATGTCACAGATGACCCCTCGGGAAATAGTCCAGGAACTGGACAAACATATAATCGGTCAGGACGACGCGAAACGTGCTGTCGCGATAGCGTTGCGAAACCGCTGGCGGCGCATGCAGGTCGAAGAGGCGATGCGCCACGAAATTACGCCAAAAAATATCCTGATGATCGGTCCGACCGGGGTCGGCAAGACCGAGATAGCTCGCCGCCTGGCGAACCTGGCCAACGCGCCGTTTATCAAGGTTGAAGCAACCAAATTTACCGAGGTCGGTTATGTCGGCCGTGAAGTGGATTCCATCATCCGTGACCTGACCGATGCCGCCGTCAAGCTGACCCGCGACGAGGAGATGGCCAAAGTACGACACCGCGCCGAGGATGCGGCCGAGGACCGGATTCTCGATGCGTTGTTACCCGGCATGGAACCCGGCGAAGGACTTGCCAATGAGCCGGGCAACGAGCGGGAGAAACGGTCCGACACCCGGCAGAAATTTCGTAAAATGCTGCGCGAGGGGAAAATAGACGACCGCGAAATAGAAATTGAAGCGCGCGCGATGCCGGTCGGCGTGGAAATCATGGCGCCGCCAGGGATGGAAGAAATGACCCAGCAGTTGCAGGGCCTGTTTCAGAACATGGGCGGCAACCGCAAGACCACGCGGAAATTGAAAATCAAGGAAGCGTTCAAGTTACTCGTCGACGAAGAAGCGTCCAAAATGATTAACGACGAGGACCTGAAGCTGCGCGCGGTCGATAACGTAGAGCAGAACGGCATCGTATTTATCGACGAACTCGACAAGGTCGCGCGGCGTTCGGAAACCACGGGCGCCGATGTGTCCCGTGAGGGCGTGCAACGCGATTTGTTGCCGCTGGTCGAAGGTTGCACAATCAGCACTCGTTATGGACCGGTACGGACGGATCACATTTTGTTCATCGCCTCGGGTGCGTTCCACGTGGCGAAACCGTCCGACCTGATCCCGGAACTCCAGGGACGTTTCCCAATCCGCGTGGAATTAAAAGCGCTAAAGACAAAGGACTTTGAGCGCATTCTCACTGAACCGGATTATTCGCTGACCGAACAGTACAGCGCACTGATGGAAACCGAAGGGCTGACCCTGACTTTTACCGACGACGCCATTTGCCGGCTCGCGGAAATCGCCTTTAAGGTTAACGAAAAAGCGGAAAATATCGGCGCCCGCCGCCTGCATACTGTGCTGGAGCGGCTGCTCGAGACTATTTCCTTCGATGCGGCGGATCGCGATGGTCAGTCGGTCAGTGTGGACTCGGCTTATGTCGACGCACACCTCGCCGAGCTGGCGGAAGACGAAGACCTCAGCCGTTATATTCTATAG
- the dapF gene encoding diaminopimelate epimerase: MRFKFVKMHGLGNDFVIIEADAGQPIPDSETLSKLANRRTGIGFDQVLILEPPRQEGSDIYYRVFNADGDEVEQCGNGARCIASLLAGRGKSGSGELVMDSPGGVVRAKIRKNGVVSLNMGVPDFAPASLPFNTSGEAYVYPLAVAGSEVEIGAVSIGNPHAVITVASVDTAPVDRLGPALETHPDFPRRTNVGFMEIKNPGHIRLRVYERGTGETRACGTGACAAVAVGRRHGKLEESVQVALPGGNLQVDWGGPGEPIWLTGPTEKVYEGTFEL, from the coding sequence GGTCTTGGCAACGACTTTGTGATTATCGAGGCCGACGCCGGACAACCCATACCAGACTCAGAAACGCTCAGCAAGCTTGCCAACCGCCGCACCGGCATCGGCTTCGACCAGGTCCTGATCCTCGAACCGCCACGCCAGGAAGGCAGCGATATTTATTACCGTGTCTTTAATGCCGATGGCGACGAAGTCGAGCAATGCGGCAATGGCGCGCGTTGTATCGCCAGCTTGCTTGCCGGCCGCGGGAAATCAGGCTCCGGGGAACTGGTCATGGACAGCCCGGGCGGAGTGGTCCGGGCAAAGATCCGGAAAAACGGCGTCGTCTCGCTGAACATGGGGGTGCCGGACTTTGCCCCGGCAAGCCTGCCCTTCAATACCAGCGGCGAGGCCTATGTGTATCCGCTTGCAGTGGCGGGCAGCGAAGTGGAAATCGGCGCTGTTTCCATCGGCAATCCCCACGCGGTCATTACAGTCGCATCGGTGGATACTGCCCCGGTAGACCGGCTCGGACCGGCGCTGGAAACTCACCCTGATTTTCCACGGCGGACCAATGTCGGTTTCATGGAGATAAAAAACCCCGGTCACATACGCCTGCGCGTATACGAGCGCGGCACTGGAGAAACCCGGGCCTGCGGCACCGGGGCGTGTGCGGCGGTTGCAGTCGGCAGAAGACATGGAAAACTGGAGGAATCCGTCCAGGTAGCGCTCCCTGGCGGTAATTTGCAGGTAGACTGGGGAGGCCCCGGCGAGCCGATCTGGCTGACCGGGCCAACGGAAAAAGTTTATGAGGGAACATTTGAGCTATGA
- the xerC gene encoding tyrosine recombinase XerC, whose translation MNETARLWLEKYLHHLAMERRLSPHTTSSYRSDLHSLQSFCEHQDIGDWCDLDIHRVRQYAASCHRKGLAPRSIQRRLSAVRGLFNYLIREGRTTTNPAVDVSAPKASRRLPETLDADSMARLLEIPTTTSEAIRDKAILELLYSSGLRLQELTGLDLDQLDLKDRTVRVLGKGSKTRILPVGRYAVEALAAWLKCRGELAARDETAVFVGRRGKRISPRVVQTRVKHWARHQGIPARVYPHLFRHSFATHILESSGDLRAVQELLGHADISTTQIYTHLDFQHLARIYDKAHPRARRKS comes from the coding sequence ATGAATGAAACAGCCCGTTTGTGGCTGGAAAAGTATCTGCACCATCTGGCCATGGAACGCCGGCTCTCGCCACACACAACCAGCAGCTACCGCAGTGACCTCCACTCGCTGCAATCCTTTTGTGAACATCAGGATATCGGTGACTGGTGCGATCTGGATATACACCGCGTCCGGCAGTACGCGGCGAGTTGCCATCGCAAGGGCCTGGCGCCGCGCAGCATTCAACGCCGCCTGTCTGCAGTACGCGGTTTATTCAATTATCTGATCCGCGAAGGCCGGACCACCACCAACCCGGCCGTCGATGTTTCGGCGCCAAAAGCATCGCGACGATTGCCGGAAACGCTGGATGCCGACAGCATGGCCAGATTGCTGGAAATTCCCACCACGACCAGCGAAGCGATACGGGACAAGGCTATCCTGGAATTGCTTTACTCGTCAGGCCTTCGGCTGCAGGAACTGACCGGCCTGGACCTGGACCAACTGGATCTGAAAGACCGTACGGTTCGGGTGCTTGGCAAAGGTTCGAAAACCCGCATCCTGCCGGTGGGCCGCTACGCCGTGGAAGCCCTCGCCGCCTGGCTGAAGTGTCGCGGCGAACTGGCCGCGCGGGACGAAACCGCGGTATTTGTGGGTCGCCGCGGAAAGCGTATCAGCCCGCGCGTGGTACAGACCCGGGTCAAGCACTGGGCCAGGCATCAGGGCATCCCGGCGCGAGTATACCCCCACCTTTTCCGGCACAGCTTCGCCACGCATATACTCGAATCTAGCGGCGACCTGCGCGCGGTGCAGGAACTGCTTGGCCACGCCGACATCAGCACGACCCAGATCTATACACACCTTGATTTTCAGCATCTGGCCCGCATATACGACAAGGCCCACCCCAGGGCACGAAGAAAAAGCTAG
- the hslV gene encoding ATP-dependent protease subunit HslV: protein MEQFHGTTILSVRRNGRIVMGGDGQVSIGNTVMKGNACKVRRLCDDKILAGFAGGTADAFTLFERFEGKLQQYGNLTRAAIELAKDWRTDRMLRRLEALLCVADHGQSFIISGNGDVIEPENQLMAIGSGGAYAQAAAQALLDNTEMEAADIVRAALNIAGDICVYTNHNLVIDELAAD from the coding sequence ATGGAACAGTTCCATGGAACCACTATACTCAGTGTTCGCCGTAATGGCCGCATTGTCATGGGCGGAGATGGCCAGGTCTCGATAGGGAACACCGTCATGAAGGGCAATGCCTGTAAGGTGCGGCGCCTTTGCGACGACAAGATACTGGCCGGGTTCGCCGGCGGTACCGCGGACGCTTTCACGCTGTTTGAACGATTCGAAGGAAAATTGCAGCAGTACGGAAACCTGACCCGGGCGGCGATTGAACTGGCCAAGGACTGGCGCACCGATCGCATGCTGCGCCGGTTGGAGGCGCTGCTTTGCGTCGCCGATCACGGACAGTCATTTATTATTTCCGGCAACGGTGACGTCATCGAACCGGAGAATCAGTTGATGGCGATCGGCTCCGGTGGCGCGTACGCCCAGGCCGCCGCGCAGGCGCTACTGGATAACACGGAGATGGAAGCTGCGGATATCGTGCGCGCCGCATTGAATATTGCCGGCGACATCTGTGTTTACACCAATCACAATCTCGTCATCGACGAGCTTGCCGCCGACTAG
- a CDS encoding DUF484 family protein: MSSQRTQRRKDKASSTISDEAVAHYLENHPEFFERHALLLGKLYLPHQAGSSAVSLIERQVGILRQRNRKLENQLRELKSIACSNEEISEKIHQLCRRLIHAADFGHTVDLIEASLRQDFNTDQIVMVLFRDQLAGKDDHPELRFLRWSSSDASEMNPFATFLKNAEPRCGQIRDAQRDYLFGDETNEIASVAMLPLGPGSEIGLLAISSTDAQRFHPAMSTDFLSRIGELVSAALTR; this comes from the coding sequence ATGAGCAGTCAACGCACGCAGCGACGCAAGGACAAAGCGAGCAGCACCATTTCAGATGAGGCGGTGGCACACTATCTGGAAAACCACCCGGAGTTTTTTGAAAGGCATGCATTGCTGCTCGGCAAGCTGTATTTACCGCATCAGGCAGGAAGCAGCGCTGTCTCACTGATCGAAAGACAGGTAGGGATACTCCGCCAGCGCAATCGAAAACTGGAAAATCAACTGCGCGAACTAAAGTCGATCGCGTGCAGCAACGAGGAAATTTCGGAAAAAATTCATCAGTTGTGCCGACGCCTGATCCACGCAGCCGATTTCGGCCACACTGTGGACTTGATCGAAGCATCGTTGCGCCAGGATTTCAATACCGACCAGATCGTCATGGTTTTGTTCCGCGACCAACTGGCCGGCAAGGATGACCACCCCGAGCTGAGATTTCTGCGCTGGTCCTCGTCGGATGCCAGCGAAATGAACCCCTTTGCGACTTTCCTGAAAAATGCGGAGCCACGCTGCGGCCAGATAAGAGATGCGCAGCGCGACTACCTGTTTGGCGACGAAACCAACGAGATTGCTTCGGTCGCGATGCTGCCCCTCGGGCCAGGGTCCGAAATCGGCTTACTGGCGATCAGCAGTACCGACGCGCAAAGGTTTCACCCGGCAATGAGCACGGATTTTCTTTCGCGTATCGGAGAATTGGTAAGCGCGGCGCTTACCCGCTAG